From the Leguminivora glycinivorella isolate SPB_JAAS2020 chromosome 15, LegGlyc_1.1, whole genome shotgun sequence genome, one window contains:
- the LOC125234126 gene encoding myotubularin-related protein 10-A isoform X3, with protein MPGKVKGLQVICKNMKVLTFSFANSPIGQGRKVAMALIHHAFPKRHDLLFAFEYKEPYYPTLPSDLNMFIRPADWKRELERCECPHWRITCINGTSDAFMLTAGETLIVPSSVLDYNLMESARHFRSGRVPVWVWGRSAGAALLRSAELLPTDQAATAESVLLEQVRRSHPKLTPPHVIYLCGNSFQQASNAANPNTALTPLPTLGALQASYKKLVDLCTPTTLGGFWVQDSQYYSLMEASRWLRHVGSCVAFADSAAKHLADNVTVVLQEGDGVDYSAVVSCLTQLLLDPHFRTISGFQSLIQKEWVALGHPFCDRFGLPRPGNPKDSKDTSAAQTAPVFLLFLDCTWQLLQQFPDRFQFSETYLTTLWDCAHNHLFDTFLFNCPRDRELAVAKNFVQRPVWDWGEQFSEKDKALFYNPLYMSDKPVTPKQRISTSSMPGKPSELQRLEPCTSVAGMELWSQCYERWLLPLDAPYAGPVQYHVFNYSVLNEIQLLNEKLSSLSIMSNRQSNGDWAEPTRPAAVSRFFPFSVARGNSRSTLDCMQVSLIDASQLLDSQSLLNAPD; from the exons ATGCCGGGGAAGGTTAAAGGACTACAAGTTATATGCAAG AACATGAAAGTCCTAACCTTCAGTTTCGCCAACTCTCCAATCGGCCAGGGCCGGAAAGTGGCCATGGCGCTCATCCACCACGCCTTCCCGAAGCGACACGACCTCCTCTTCGCCTTCGAGTACAAGGAGCCTTACTACCCCACTCTCCCCTCCGATCTAAACATGTTCATACGACCGGCGGACTGGAAGAGAGAGTTGGAGAGATGTGAATGCCCTCATTGGAGGATAACTTGTATAAACGGGACGTCGGACGCTTTTATGTTGACGGCGGGAGAGACGTTGATTGTGCCTAGTTCTGTGCTGGATTATAATCTCATGGAGAGCGCGAGGCATTTCAG aTCAGGACGGGTGCCTGTGTGGGTGTGGGGGCGGAGCGCTGGAGCCGCGTTGCTACGGAGCGCAGAACTACTACCCACTGACCAGGCCGCTACCGCAGAAAGCGTCTTACTAGAACAG GTCCGAAGGTCCCACCCAAAGCTGACTCCGCCACACGTGATATACCTATGCGGAAACAGCTTTCAACAAGCAAGCAACGCCGCAAATCCGAACACCGCTTTAACTCCGCTACCAACATTAGGGGCGCTGCAGGCTTCCTACAAGAAACTAGTCGACTTGTGCACGCCGACGACGTTAGGCGGATTCTGG GTACAAGATTCACAATACTACTCGCTAATGGAGGCGAGCCGGTGGCTGCGCCACGTTGGCAGCTGCGTGGCGTTCGCAGACTCGGCCGCCAAGCACCTCGCGGACAACGTGACGGTCGTACTGCAGGAGG GCGATGGAGTGGACTACTCTGCCGTGGTATCGTGCCTCACGCAGTTGCTTCTGGACCCGCACTTCCGAACCATATCGGGCTTCCAGTCGCTCATACAGAAGGAGTGGGTGGCGTTAGGACACCCGTTCTGCGACAG GTTCGGCCTACCCCGGCCCGGCAACCCCAAAGACTCCAAAGACACCTCCGCCGCGCAGACAGCGCCGGTCTTTCTGCTCTTCCTAGACTGCACGTGGCAGCTCCTGCAGCAGTTCCCCGACCGGTTCCAGTTCTCGGAGACGTACCTCACCACGCTGTGGGACTGCGCGCACAACCACCTCTTCGACACCTTCCTCTTCAACTGCCCGAGGGACCGCGAGCTCGCCGTCGCTAAG AATTTCGTCCAAAGGCCGGTCTGGGATTGGGGCGAGCAGTTCTCAGAGAAAGACAAGGCCCTATTCTACAATCCCCTCTACATGTCAGATAAACCTGTTACACCAAAGCAAAGAATAT CAACCTCGTCAATGCCCGGAAAGCCGTCCGAACTACAGCGGTTAGAACCTTGTACGTCCGTGGCTGGTATGGAGCTGTGGTCGCAATGCTACGAGCGGTGGCTATTACCGCTAGACGCGCCGTACGCGGGCCCCGTGCAGTACCACGTGTTCAACTATTCTGTTTTAAACGAG ATACAACTACTAAACGAGAAGCTGTCTTCTCTTTCAATAATGAGTAACCGCCAGTCCAACGGAGACTGGGCCGAGCCGACGCGGCCCGCAGCTGTCTCGCGGTTCTTCCCCTTCAGCGTGGCGCGCGGCAACTCGCGCAGCACGCTCGACTGTATGCAG GTGAGCCTCATCGATGCTTCGCAGCTCCTGGATTCCCAGTCTCTTCTGAACGCCCCAGACTAA
- the LOC125234126 gene encoding myotubularin-related protein 10-A isoform X2 produces MGVLRPGELIVGAAHSVVLLAPLSDRDHGRFGSLFVTNYKLAFVPLEKSVDDECSQRNHLLGPYEAALTSVGAVWLTDGGPVRRRRLLPKGDMPGKVKGLQVICKNMKVLTFSFANSPIGQGRKVAMALIHHAFPKRHDLLFAFEYKEPYYPTLPSDLNMFIRPADWKRELERCECPHWRITCINGTSDAFMLTAGETLIVPSSVLDYNLMESARHFRSGRVPVWVWGRSAGAALLRSAELLPTDQAATAESVLLEQVRRSHPKLTPPHVIYLCGNSFQQASNAANPNTALTPLPTLGALQASYKKLVDLCTPTTLGGFWVQDSQYYSLMEASRWLRHVGSCVAFADSAAKHLADNVTVVLQEGDGVDYSAVVSCLTQLLLDPHFRTISGFQSLIQKEWVALGHPFCDRFGLPRPGNPKDSKDTSAAQTAPVFLLFLDCTWQLLQQFPDRFQFSETYLTTLWDCAHNHLFDTFLFNCPRDRELAVAKNFVQRPVWDWGEQFSEKDKALFYNPLYMSDKPVTPKQRISTSSMPGKPSELQRLEPCTSVAGMELWSQCYERWLLPLDAPYAGPVQYHVFNYSVLNEIQLLNEKLSSLSIMSNRQSNGDWAEPTRPAAVSRFFPFSVARGNSRSTLDCMQVSLIDASQLLDSQSLLNAPD; encoded by the exons ATGGGTGTTTTGAGACCAG GTGAGCTGATAGTAGGAGCAGCGCACAGCGTGGTGCTTCTCGCGCCGCTCAGCGACCGCGACCACGGCCGCTTCGGATCGCTGTTCGTCACCAACTACAAGCTCGCGTTTGTGCCGCTCGAGAAGTCAGTCGACGAT GAATGCAGCCAACGCAACCACCTCCTCGGTCCATACGAAGCGGCGCTCACAAGCGTGGGTGCCGTGTGGCTCACGGACGGCGGGCcggtgcggcggcggcggctacTGCCCAAGGGAGACATGCCGGGGAAGGTTAAAGGACTACAAGTTATATGCAAG AACATGAAAGTCCTAACCTTCAGTTTCGCCAACTCTCCAATCGGCCAGGGCCGGAAAGTGGCCATGGCGCTCATCCACCACGCCTTCCCGAAGCGACACGACCTCCTCTTCGCCTTCGAGTACAAGGAGCCTTACTACCCCACTCTCCCCTCCGATCTAAACATGTTCATACGACCGGCGGACTGGAAGAGAGAGTTGGAGAGATGTGAATGCCCTCATTGGAGGATAACTTGTATAAACGGGACGTCGGACGCTTTTATGTTGACGGCGGGAGAGACGTTGATTGTGCCTAGTTCTGTGCTGGATTATAATCTCATGGAGAGCGCGAGGCATTTCAG aTCAGGACGGGTGCCTGTGTGGGTGTGGGGGCGGAGCGCTGGAGCCGCGTTGCTACGGAGCGCAGAACTACTACCCACTGACCAGGCCGCTACCGCAGAAAGCGTCTTACTAGAACAG GTCCGAAGGTCCCACCCAAAGCTGACTCCGCCACACGTGATATACCTATGCGGAAACAGCTTTCAACAAGCAAGCAACGCCGCAAATCCGAACACCGCTTTAACTCCGCTACCAACATTAGGGGCGCTGCAGGCTTCCTACAAGAAACTAGTCGACTTGTGCACGCCGACGACGTTAGGCGGATTCTGG GTACAAGATTCACAATACTACTCGCTAATGGAGGCGAGCCGGTGGCTGCGCCACGTTGGCAGCTGCGTGGCGTTCGCAGACTCGGCCGCCAAGCACCTCGCGGACAACGTGACGGTCGTACTGCAGGAGG GCGATGGAGTGGACTACTCTGCCGTGGTATCGTGCCTCACGCAGTTGCTTCTGGACCCGCACTTCCGAACCATATCGGGCTTCCAGTCGCTCATACAGAAGGAGTGGGTGGCGTTAGGACACCCGTTCTGCGACAG GTTCGGCCTACCCCGGCCCGGCAACCCCAAAGACTCCAAAGACACCTCCGCCGCGCAGACAGCGCCGGTCTTTCTGCTCTTCCTAGACTGCACGTGGCAGCTCCTGCAGCAGTTCCCCGACCGGTTCCAGTTCTCGGAGACGTACCTCACCACGCTGTGGGACTGCGCGCACAACCACCTCTTCGACACCTTCCTCTTCAACTGCCCGAGGGACCGCGAGCTCGCCGTCGCTAAG AATTTCGTCCAAAGGCCGGTCTGGGATTGGGGCGAGCAGTTCTCAGAGAAAGACAAGGCCCTATTCTACAATCCCCTCTACATGTCAGATAAACCTGTTACACCAAAGCAAAGAATAT CAACCTCGTCAATGCCCGGAAAGCCGTCCGAACTACAGCGGTTAGAACCTTGTACGTCCGTGGCTGGTATGGAGCTGTGGTCGCAATGCTACGAGCGGTGGCTATTACCGCTAGACGCGCCGTACGCGGGCCCCGTGCAGTACCACGTGTTCAACTATTCTGTTTTAAACGAG ATACAACTACTAAACGAGAAGCTGTCTTCTCTTTCAATAATGAGTAACCGCCAGTCCAACGGAGACTGGGCCGAGCCGACGCGGCCCGCAGCTGTCTCGCGGTTCTTCCCCTTCAGCGTGGCGCGCGGCAACTCGCGCAGCACGCTCGACTGTATGCAG GTGAGCCTCATCGATGCTTCGCAGCTCCTGGATTCCCAGTCTCTTCTGAACGCCCCAGACTAA
- the LOC125234126 gene encoding myotubularin-related protein 10-B isoform X1 produces MNEKKTEKTFKSYINVSPSKNNGDRNGSVQEVKPKLLNGELIVGAAHSVVLLAPLSDRDHGRFGSLFVTNYKLAFVPLEKSVDDECSQRNHLLGPYEAALTSVGAVWLTDGGPVRRRRLLPKGDMPGKVKGLQVICKNMKVLTFSFANSPIGQGRKVAMALIHHAFPKRHDLLFAFEYKEPYYPTLPSDLNMFIRPADWKRELERCECPHWRITCINGTSDAFMLTAGETLIVPSSVLDYNLMESARHFRSGRVPVWVWGRSAGAALLRSAELLPTDQAATAESVLLEQVRRSHPKLTPPHVIYLCGNSFQQASNAANPNTALTPLPTLGALQASYKKLVDLCTPTTLGGFWVQDSQYYSLMEASRWLRHVGSCVAFADSAAKHLADNVTVVLQEGDGVDYSAVVSCLTQLLLDPHFRTISGFQSLIQKEWVALGHPFCDRFGLPRPGNPKDSKDTSAAQTAPVFLLFLDCTWQLLQQFPDRFQFSETYLTTLWDCAHNHLFDTFLFNCPRDRELAVAKNFVQRPVWDWGEQFSEKDKALFYNPLYMSDKPVTPKQRISTSSMPGKPSELQRLEPCTSVAGMELWSQCYERWLLPLDAPYAGPVQYHVFNYSVLNEIQLLNEKLSSLSIMSNRQSNGDWAEPTRPAAVSRFFPFSVARGNSRSTLDCMQVSLIDASQLLDSQSLLNAPD; encoded by the exons GTGAGCTGATAGTAGGAGCAGCGCACAGCGTGGTGCTTCTCGCGCCGCTCAGCGACCGCGACCACGGCCGCTTCGGATCGCTGTTCGTCACCAACTACAAGCTCGCGTTTGTGCCGCTCGAGAAGTCAGTCGACGAT GAATGCAGCCAACGCAACCACCTCCTCGGTCCATACGAAGCGGCGCTCACAAGCGTGGGTGCCGTGTGGCTCACGGACGGCGGGCcggtgcggcggcggcggctacTGCCCAAGGGAGACATGCCGGGGAAGGTTAAAGGACTACAAGTTATATGCAAG AACATGAAAGTCCTAACCTTCAGTTTCGCCAACTCTCCAATCGGCCAGGGCCGGAAAGTGGCCATGGCGCTCATCCACCACGCCTTCCCGAAGCGACACGACCTCCTCTTCGCCTTCGAGTACAAGGAGCCTTACTACCCCACTCTCCCCTCCGATCTAAACATGTTCATACGACCGGCGGACTGGAAGAGAGAGTTGGAGAGATGTGAATGCCCTCATTGGAGGATAACTTGTATAAACGGGACGTCGGACGCTTTTATGTTGACGGCGGGAGAGACGTTGATTGTGCCTAGTTCTGTGCTGGATTATAATCTCATGGAGAGCGCGAGGCATTTCAG aTCAGGACGGGTGCCTGTGTGGGTGTGGGGGCGGAGCGCTGGAGCCGCGTTGCTACGGAGCGCAGAACTACTACCCACTGACCAGGCCGCTACCGCAGAAAGCGTCTTACTAGAACAG GTCCGAAGGTCCCACCCAAAGCTGACTCCGCCACACGTGATATACCTATGCGGAAACAGCTTTCAACAAGCAAGCAACGCCGCAAATCCGAACACCGCTTTAACTCCGCTACCAACATTAGGGGCGCTGCAGGCTTCCTACAAGAAACTAGTCGACTTGTGCACGCCGACGACGTTAGGCGGATTCTGG GTACAAGATTCACAATACTACTCGCTAATGGAGGCGAGCCGGTGGCTGCGCCACGTTGGCAGCTGCGTGGCGTTCGCAGACTCGGCCGCCAAGCACCTCGCGGACAACGTGACGGTCGTACTGCAGGAGG GCGATGGAGTGGACTACTCTGCCGTGGTATCGTGCCTCACGCAGTTGCTTCTGGACCCGCACTTCCGAACCATATCGGGCTTCCAGTCGCTCATACAGAAGGAGTGGGTGGCGTTAGGACACCCGTTCTGCGACAG GTTCGGCCTACCCCGGCCCGGCAACCCCAAAGACTCCAAAGACACCTCCGCCGCGCAGACAGCGCCGGTCTTTCTGCTCTTCCTAGACTGCACGTGGCAGCTCCTGCAGCAGTTCCCCGACCGGTTCCAGTTCTCGGAGACGTACCTCACCACGCTGTGGGACTGCGCGCACAACCACCTCTTCGACACCTTCCTCTTCAACTGCCCGAGGGACCGCGAGCTCGCCGTCGCTAAG AATTTCGTCCAAAGGCCGGTCTGGGATTGGGGCGAGCAGTTCTCAGAGAAAGACAAGGCCCTATTCTACAATCCCCTCTACATGTCAGATAAACCTGTTACACCAAAGCAAAGAATAT CAACCTCGTCAATGCCCGGAAAGCCGTCCGAACTACAGCGGTTAGAACCTTGTACGTCCGTGGCTGGTATGGAGCTGTGGTCGCAATGCTACGAGCGGTGGCTATTACCGCTAGACGCGCCGTACGCGGGCCCCGTGCAGTACCACGTGTTCAACTATTCTGTTTTAAACGAG ATACAACTACTAAACGAGAAGCTGTCTTCTCTTTCAATAATGAGTAACCGCCAGTCCAACGGAGACTGGGCCGAGCCGACGCGGCCCGCAGCTGTCTCGCGGTTCTTCCCCTTCAGCGTGGCGCGCGGCAACTCGCGCAGCACGCTCGACTGTATGCAG GTGAGCCTCATCGATGCTTCGCAGCTCCTGGATTCCCAGTCTCTTCTGAACGCCCCAGACTAA
- the LOC125234133 gene encoding lipase 1-like: MAWTAFNGFMLFIFIVQSQAQSNLLRSLANITFPATNAKDFIFIPSKYGYKAEKHEVTTDDGYILTVHRIPSKRKCTRTAPILLMHGLLLSSECFVVSGPNATAFVLARNCYDVWVGNVRGNHNSRRHVTLHPDRDLKFWKFSVDEMGYHDIPAMVDYVLNATDSKKLIYIGYSQGSATFFIMNSEKPEYAKKISLYIGLAPSTTQYHTKSELYRTAAVSINYLQNALESAGIWEIFSRGHPSQITLNTLCQMKMLTELVCDVGLSILDSPHADSITPEILTLIFEYEPSGTSIHNLARYGQAMNDIKFSKFDYGTANNLKLYGSPMPPEYNLGKVTMPAVLFYGQSDHLVDTEDMDWVASQLPNVLEYVTMEDPLWNHFDMAFSRYWKDTIFVKMKKYLNKYGNCY, encoded by the coding sequence ATGGCTTGGACCGCGTTCAACGGTTTTATGCTTTTCATATTCATAGTACAGTCGCAAGCACAATCGAACCTTTTACGTTCGCTGGCAAACATAACCTTCCCCGCTACCAATGCTAAGGACTTCATCTTCATCCCTTCCAAATATGGATATAAAGCAGAGAAACACGAAGTTACGACCGACGACGGATACATACTCACGGTGCACAGAATACCATCTAAACGCAAATGCACTAGGACAGCCCCAATACTGTTAATGCACGGCCTTCTCCTATCGTCCGAGTGTTTCGTCGTCTCAGGACCGAACGCTACCGCGTTCGTACTAGCTCGAAATTGCTACGACGTATGGGTCGGCAACGTACGCGGCAACCACAACTCCCGGAGACATGTCACTTTACACCCCGACAGAGACTTGAAGTTCTGGAAGTTTTCCGTCGACGAAATGGGTTATCACGACATTCCGGCCATGGTTGACTACGTTCTAAATGCTACGGATTCTAAAAAGTTGATTTACATAGGTTATTCGCAAGGAAGCGCCACTTTCTTCATCATGAACTCGGAGAAACCGGAATATGCAAAGAAAATTAGTCTCTACATCGGCTTGGCACCGTCTACGACACAATATCATACGAAATCAGAACTTTACAGAACCGCAGCGGTGtctataaattatttacaaaatgctTTAGAGTCTGCGGGCATATGGGAAATTTTCTCTCGGGGCCATCCTTCTCAAATCACCTTAAACACGTTATGCCAAATGAAGATGCTTACAGAGCTAGTTTGCGATGTTGGATTATCCATACTTGATTCGCCTCATGCAGACTCCATAACCCCAGAAATTTTAACGCTAATATTTGAGTACGAGCCATCTGGTACGTCTATTCACAACCTGGCTAGGTATGGTCAAGCGATGAATGACATTAAGTTTTCCAAATTCGACTACGGAACTGCGAACAATTTGAAGTTGTACGGGAGTCCTATGCCTCCCGAATATAACTTGGGTAAGGTGACTATGCCAGCCGTCTTATTCTACGGCCAATCGGACCATCTTGTGGATACGGAAGACATGGATTGGGTGGCGAGCCAGCTGCCGAACGTTCTGGAATATGTGACTATGGAAGACCCGCTGTGGAACCATTTCGATATGGCGTTCAGTCGATATTGGAAGGACACGATTTTTGTTAAGATGAAgaagtacttaaataaatatggtAATTGTTATTGA